In Zingiber officinale cultivar Zhangliang chromosome 1A, Zo_v1.1, whole genome shotgun sequence, a genomic segment contains:
- the LOC122008030 gene encoding disease resistance protein RPS2-like, translating to MILWVQRECGKENKLLVRVEEAPAAEKWRDAERIALVWNQIRDLPEAPQCPNLVFLNLHVNKFLRKIPNGFFLHMPHLKILDLRDTSIRELPVSIGNLVQLHFLHLSRTRITSLPKEMAALRELQWLNMVDSYSGWKEGHTLEEGVTFEELESLKRLKVIGITVSKLAALQNLCDSPRLLHAMSELEELVIGNHQPILLPLLELRLSSLPKAKLVWRPTFPNTLLALKIEGCGAIDRLIKLEGEANGSGETVITIFPDLHTMVLRRLPKLKSLSDGERILNFPSLKTIKVEDCPKLTKLKLVADGLKEVECERSWWEQLNWGDERTKSFQHLYKPMYID from the exons ATGATATTGTGGGTGCAACGTGAGTGCGGGAAGGAGAacaaattgttggtgcgggtcgAAGAAGCACCGGCTGCTGAGAAATGGCGAGATGCAGAGAGAATTGCACTTGTGTGGAACCAAATAAGAGACCTTCCAGAAGCACCTCAATGTCCTAACTTGGTTTTTCTGAATCTTCACGTTAACAAATTTCTCAGGAAGATTCCAAATGGGTTCTTCTTGCACATGCCTCACCTCAAAATCCTTGATTTGCGAGATACTTCTATAAGGGAGCTCCCGGTAAGCATTGGTAATCTGGTGCAACTACACTTTCTCCATCTATCCAGAACTAGGATTACTTCTTTACCTAAGGAGATGGCCGC TCTTCGAGAATTGCAATGGCTTAACATGGTGGACAGCTACAGTGGGTGGAAGGAAGGACACACTTTGGAAGAAGGTGTGACTTTTGAAGAGCTGGAAAGCTTGAAGAGATTAAAAGTCATTGGGATCACAGTCAGCAAGCTTGCTGCTCTTCAAAACCTCTGCGACTCTCCAAGACTG CTTCACGCAATGAGTGAGCTAGAAGAGTTGGTAATTGGCAATCATCAGCCTATTCTTCTACCTCTACTAGAGCTTCGACTTTCGAGTCTCCCAAAAGCAAAGCTCGTTTGGAGGCCTACGTTCCCTAATACTCTTCTTGCACTAAAAATTGAGGGTTGTGGGGCAATAGATAGATTGATCAAATTGGAGGGAGAGGCAAATGGTAGTGGGGAGACAGTTATAACAATCTTTCCTGATCTCCACACAATGGTGCTACGGCGGCTTCCAAAATTGAAGAGTTTGAGTGATGGGGAACGAATATTAAATTTCCCATCGTTGAAGACTATCAAGGTGGAAGATTGCCCCAAACTGACGAAGCTGAAGTTGGTTGCTGATGGGCTGAAAGAGGTCGAGTGTGAGAGATCATGGTGGGAGCAGCTCAATTGGGGCGACGAACGAACCAAGTCCTTCCAACACCTCTACAAACCCATGTATATAGATTGA